The genomic stretch CTGCATCACCTGGGCTGCCACGCCTGCGGCCTGGTCAGCTGGCTGCTGCCGGGTCGGGGCCACACCGAGCCGGACTGCCCGCGCTGCGGCGTCCACATGCACCACCGCAAGCCCGACAGCCTGGCGCGGTCCTGGGCTCTGCTGATCACCGCGACCATCCTCTACATCCCGGCCAACACCTATCCGGTCATGACCGTGATCTCCTTCGGCAAGGGGGAACCCGACACGATCCTGAGCGGTTGCAAGACACTGATCGAGGCCGGCATGTGGCCGCTCGCCCTGCTGGTCTTCTTCGCCAGCATCACGGTGCCGGTGCTGAAGATCGTCGGGCTGGCCTACCTGCTGATATCTGTTCAACGCAAGTCCAAGTGGCGGCCCCGGGACCGCACCGTGCTCTACCGGGTCGTCGAGGCGGTCGGTCGATGGTCGATGATCGACGTCTTCATGATCTCGATCCTGATCGCGCTGGTGAAGCTGGGCTCGATCGCGACGATCGAGCCGGGCGTCGGCGCGACCTCTTTCGCCGCCGTGGTGGTCTTCACGATGGTCGCCGCCATGGCCTTCGACCCCCGCCTCATCTGGGATTCCATGGAGGAAGAACATGAGCCAAGATCAGAGCCTTAGCGCTTCAGGCGCCGGACCCTCCGGCGGCGGGCCGCAGATCGAGGTGGGAACCCGGCGCGGCATCTCGATCGTCTGGCTGATCCCCGTCGTCGCCGGCGTGATCGCCGTCTGGCTCGCCTATACCACGATCAGCGAGCAGGGGCCGGAGATCACCATCGACTTCAAGACCGCGGTCGGCCTTGAAGCCGGCAAGACCAAAATCAAGTTCCGCGACGTCGAGGTCGGCCTGGTCGATACCGTGTCGCTGAAGCAGGATCTCTCGGGCGTGACAGTTACCGCGAGCCTCGAGGCCGGCTCGGAGCCGCACCTCAACGAGCAGACCCGCTTCTGGGTGGTTCGGCCGCGCCTGGGCGCGGGCGGCGTTTCCGGCCTGGATACCCTGGTTTCCGGCTCCTACATCGAGATCTCCCCGGGCGGTGGGCAGAAACTCACCAAGGCCTTCGTCGGCCTGGAAACGCCGCCGGTCATCCGCCTCGACGTGCCCGGCAAGGAGTTCAACCTGATCGCCGAGACCCGGGGGTCGCTCGGCCCCGGCGCCCCGATCCTCTACAAGGGGGTGCGGGTCGGCCAGATCCTCGGCGATGAGCTGGCCGAGAACGGCTCCCAGGTCACCTTCCTCGCCTTCGTCGAGTCGCCCTACGACCAGTGGGTGACGCCGCAGAGCCGCTTCTGGAACGAGAGCGGCATCGAGGTCGAGGTCGGGGCCGACGGCGTCAACGTGCGCACCGGCTCGCTGGAGACCATCCTGAGCGGCGGCATCGCCTTCGAGACGCCGCCGTCCACGCTCAATGAACCGGCCGAGGAAGGCACGATCTTCCAGCTCCTGGCCAGCAGGGGCGACATCGTCGAGGAAAACATCCACGAGCGCATTCCCTACGTGCTCTACTTCGACGGCTCGGTGCGCGGCCTCAATGCCGGGGCCCCGGTCGAGCTCCTGGGCATCCGCATCGGATCGGTCAGGGAAGTCCGGCTGGAAGTGTTGGACGACAATCGGTTCCGGATCCCCGTGGTGATCTCGATCGAGCCGGAACGGGCGGGCGTCAAGAGCAGCGGCGACCCCTACGGATCCGCCGACGCCCTGATCCGACGCGGCCTGCGAGGGCAGCTCCGCTCGGGCAGTCTGCTGACGGGACAGCTCTATGTCGCCCTGGACTTCTTCCCCGACGCGGAACCGGCCGAGCTTGGCATGAAGGGACTCTACCCGGAGATTCCCACCGTTCCCCAGGACATCGAGCAGATCACCCAGTCGGCCACGGAAATCCTGCAGAATCTCGCCGCGCTGCCGCTCGACGAGCTGATCGCGGACGTGCGCCGCACGGTCCAGGGGGTCGAGGTGCTGGTCGACTCGCCGGAGATGAAGCAGTCCGTCAAGTCGCTCGACTCGGCACTCGCCGGGGTCGACAAGCTGGTGCAGCGGGACGTCGGGCCGATGCTGGCCAACCTGCGCCAGGCCTCGGCCTCCGCCGACACGGCCCTGGAGCAGGCGAACACCCTGATCGAATCGGTCGACACACTGGTCGGCGCCGACGCCCAGCTGCGCTACGACCTGATCCAGATGGTGAACGAGTTCTCCGAGGCGGCGAAGTCGATCCGCGTGCTCGCGGACTTTCTCGAGCAGAACCCGGATGCGCTGCTGAGAGGCAAGGGAGGGGTTCAGTAATGATCGAGAGCTATCGCCGCGGGCGCCGCCAGGGACCTCTGGTCCTGTTTCTCGCACTGCTGTTCGTGCCGCTTGCGGCCTGCACGGAGAGCCCGCCGACCAACCTCTACATGATTTCGGGCCTAGAGACCGAGGCGGTCAATCGGACCTCGACAGCCTCGAGCCCGGTGATCGGCGTGGGTCCGATCTCGGTACCGTCCTATCTCGACCGGCCGCAGATCGTCAGGCGGGCCAGTGCGAACAAGCTGGTGGTCGGCGAGTTCGACCGCTGGGCGGAGCCGCTGAAGGAGCTGGTCTCTAGGGTCCTGGCCGAGAACCTGGCGGTGATCCTCGAGAGCGACACGGTCTTCACCCTGCCGCGCCGCCGCCTCTCCGAGGTCGACATCCAGGTCGAGCTCGAGGTCTCCCGTTTCGACGCGGCGCCGGACGGCGTGGTCCATCTGACCGGCCGCTGGGCGATCTATTCCGCGGGCGGCAAGAACCTGGCGGCGGCTAAGAAGTCGATGATACGCGAGCAGGCCGGAAGCGACGACTACGAGGACTTGACCATCGCTATGAGCCGGGCGCTGGAGCGTCTGAGCCAGGAGATCGCGGTCGAGCTGCGCCCCCTGCTCTGAGCCTTGCCGCTCGGGGCGCGGTCTACCTCGGCGGCCTCATGAAAGACACTGACTGCGTCGCCTTCCTGCGCGCCGCTCTGCCGCGCCTCGGGCTGCGCTGGCCGGGCTTCCGCAAGGTGCGCGGCACGGTCTGCAAGCGACTCGGTCGGCGGCTGCGCGCGCTGGGGCTCGAGGACCTCGAGGCCTACAATGCGCTGTTGGAGGCGGACCCAGAGGAGTGGCGACGGCTCGACGCCCTCTGCCGCATCCCGATCTCGCGCTTCTACCGGGACCGCAAGGTTTTCGAGGCCCTCGCAGAGGTCATCCTGCCGGAACTGGCCGAGAGGGCGGTCGGGCGCGCTTCGCCGCAGATCCGCTGCTGGAGCGCCGGTTGCGCCTCCGGCGAGGAGGCCTACAGCCTGGCCCTCGCCTGGGAGATCGGCGTCGCCGGGCATTTCCCGCAGGCCCGGCTCGCTGTCATGGGAACAGACGTTGATCCGGTGATGGTGCGGCGGGCCGAGGAGGCTTGCTACGGCGGCGGGACCCTGAAGGACCTCCCACCGGCCTGGCTGGACGGGGCCTTCCGCCGCAGGGACGGCTTGTTCTGCCTGCGCCGGCGGTTCCGCTCGGCGGTGCGCTTCGCGGTCCAGGACCTGCGCCGGGAGAGGCCGGCGGAAAAATTTGACCTGATCCTCTGCCGCAACCTCGCGTTCACCTACTTCGAGGCCGGGCTTCAGCAGACCGTCCTTTCCCGGCTCGCGAAATGCCTCGAGCCGAACGGCTACCTGGTAATCGGGGCGCACGAGAACCTACCGCCCGGCCCGCAGGGGTTTCGCCGGGCGGTCGACTCGCTTCCGATCTTCGTTAGGGCCGAGGCGGAATCCCGCGCCTGACGATATCAGCGCGTCCCGGGTTGGACCGCCGGCGTCAGCCCTCGCTCATCTCGGCCTGCTTCCAGGCGGCGTAGCCGCCCGCCAGGGAAGCCGCCTCGCGGTAGCCCATCTCCAACAGGGTCTTCGCCGCAAGCGCGGAACGGCCGCCCGTGCCGCAGTAGCAGATGATGCGGCCTTGCGGGTCGAGCGCCGGATTGTAGATCGGGCTCTCGGGGTCGGCCTGGAACTCCAGCATGCCGCGCGACACATGGACCGAGCCCGGGATGATTCCCTGCTGCTCGCGCTCCAACTCGTCGCGCACGTCGACCAGCACGGTGTCGGGGTCTTCCATGTGATAGGGCAGGTCCTGGACCGAAACGGTTTCGATGGCCGCGTTGGCTTCGGCCAGTAGATCCTTGAATCCGCGTTTGAGCATGGCTGTCCCCGGTCTGTTCAACCGTCACCTTAGCGCCGCCGCGGCCCGGCGCCCATGATCTTCGTCAACCGCCCGATTGGGAGCGCGCGAGCGTGGGGGGCCGGACCGCCACCTTCTAGTTTGCCACACAGACTGCCTCGACGCACGAGAGCTCGAGAGTCGGGCAGTCCATCTCGCAGCGCTCCGCCACCCGTATGGTGGCGCAGAGCCGGTTCAGCCGCGCCGGGTAGCCGTCGGCTGCTGATTTCGCCACCGGCGTGCCGCAGCTGCAGCCGCCGCAGTGGGTCTGCACCGACGTGCAGTCTTCCGCGCGGCGGCAAACCCGGTCCGCGGTCGGGATCCTGACGTGCTCGCCGATCCCGATCACGCGCTCCAGCGTCGCGATGTTGCCGATGTCGGCGGCCGATCTCAGGTTCAGCGAGTGGCCGCACAGCGGGGACCAGAACAGCCCGCCGACCTCCCGCGGACTGACCACCAGGTAGCTCTCGCCGTTGGCGAAGCCATCGCCCCAATGGGTGTTGAACAGCACCTCCACGACCTGCCCGGGCGCGGCGCCCTTCCAGGCCCGGCTCACGGTGAAGCGGAAGACCTGCAGGTCGCTGTCCCGGGTGTAGAGCATGGCCAAGCGGTGGTCGCGGACCGTCGCCACTTCCCAACGCAAGAGCGGGCGTTTTGGACCTGCTCTCCCCTCGAAGATCATGACCGAGCCGTCGATGACCGCCTCGTCGAGGCTCGGCCGGGCGCAGCTGAGCCCGAAAGCCGGAGCGGACACGAGACAGGCGAGGACGGCGAGGGCGGCGATCCGAGAACGGAGCAAGCGCGTTCCTCCCACGAGACAAGGGGCGCCGGACAAGCTTGAACAACCGGTCTTTTGGA from Kiloniellales bacterium encodes the following:
- a CDS encoding PqiC family protein, which produces MIESYRRGRRQGPLVLFLALLFVPLAACTESPPTNLYMISGLETEAVNRTSTASSPVIGVGPISVPSYLDRPQIVRRASANKLVVGEFDRWAEPLKELVSRVLAENLAVILESDTVFTLPRRRLSEVDIQVELEVSRFDAAPDGVVHLTGRWAIYSAGGKNLAAAKKSMIREQAGSDDYEDLTIAMSRALERLSQEIAVELRPLL
- a CDS encoding rhodanese-like domain-containing protein; the protein is MLKRGFKDLLAEANAAIETVSVQDLPYHMEDPDTVLVDVRDELEREQQGIIPGSVHVSRGMLEFQADPESPIYNPALDPQGRIICYCGTGGRSALAAKTLLEMGYREAASLAGGYAAWKQAEMSEG
- a CDS encoding MlaD family protein; the encoded protein is MSQDQSLSASGAGPSGGGPQIEVGTRRGISIVWLIPVVAGVIAVWLAYTTISEQGPEITIDFKTAVGLEAGKTKIKFRDVEVGLVDTVSLKQDLSGVTVTASLEAGSEPHLNEQTRFWVVRPRLGAGGVSGLDTLVSGSYIEISPGGGQKLTKAFVGLETPPVIRLDVPGKEFNLIAETRGSLGPGAPILYKGVRVGQILGDELAENGSQVTFLAFVESPYDQWVTPQSRFWNESGIEVEVGADGVNVRTGSLETILSGGIAFETPPSTLNEPAEEGTIFQLLASRGDIVEENIHERIPYVLYFDGSVRGLNAGAPVELLGIRIGSVREVRLEVLDDNRFRIPVVISIEPERAGVKSSGDPYGSADALIRRGLRGQLRSGSLLTGQLYVALDFFPDAEPAELGMKGLYPEIPTVPQDIEQITQSATEILQNLAALPLDELIADVRRTVQGVEVLVDSPEMKQSVKSLDSALAGVDKLVQRDVGPMLANLRQASASADTALEQANTLIESVDTLVGADAQLRYDLIQMVNEFSEAAKSIRVLADFLEQNPDALLRGKGGVQ
- a CDS encoding protein-glutamate O-methyltransferase CheR, producing MKDTDCVAFLRAALPRLGLRWPGFRKVRGTVCKRLGRRLRALGLEDLEAYNALLEADPEEWRRLDALCRIPISRFYRDRKVFEALAEVILPELAERAVGRASPQIRCWSAGCASGEEAYSLALAWEIGVAGHFPQARLAVMGTDVDPVMVRRAEEACYGGGTLKDLPPAWLDGAFRRRDGLFCLRRRFRSAVRFAVQDLRRERPAEKFDLILCRNLAFTYFEAGLQQTVLSRLAKCLEPNGYLVIGAHENLPPGPQGFRRAVDSLPIFVRAEAESRA